Proteins from one Rickettsiales bacterium genomic window:
- a CDS encoding DMT family transporter — MSSKNHLYKNTNGIFLMLVNAFATSMLYVIIKYLTENIASNQVVFFYKFLVLAVVIPWVLYDGIGCIKTKKLKLHLVRGFVSTLAALLFFYGLSKVSVASATALNKMEPVLLMIIGALYFNEKLSKIRVTTVILSCIGMLFVVYPLIEITDNGLNLPLFDGSEAPEFNYNYLIILAAVVLWTINSSIVKTLGKTESNRTQLFYVSLISVLVSFPAAIFSWETQTISGIDILWINDVNPFTTLTPQLTGLLICAAMLHFMHVACYFQSLKIAEMSVVVPFDYTRLVFGGILGYCFFGTIPNFSSNIGYCLILGSGIYLLSAEARHKKKLAKLVHGV, encoded by the coding sequence ATGTCTTCCAAAAATCACCTCTATAAAAACACCAACGGAATTTTTTTAATGTTGGTAAATGCATTCGCCACCTCGATGCTTTATGTCATAATAAAATATTTAACCGAAAATATAGCTTCCAATCAGGTAGTTTTTTTCTACAAATTCTTAGTGTTAGCTGTTGTTATTCCATGGGTCTTATATGATGGCATTGGCTGCATTAAAACTAAAAAACTTAAACTTCATTTAGTTAGAGGTTTTGTTAGCACACTTGCTGCTTTGCTATTTTTTTATGGATTAAGTAAGGTAAGTGTAGCCAGCGCAACTGCTCTTAATAAAATGGAACCTGTTTTATTAATGATTATCGGAGCATTATATTTTAATGAGAAGCTTTCCAAAATTAGGGTAACCACTGTAATCTTAAGCTGTATTGGAATGCTATTTGTTGTATACCCATTGATAGAGATCACTGACAATGGTTTAAATTTACCATTATTTGATGGATCAGAAGCTCCAGAATTTAACTATAATTACTTAATTATACTGGCTGCAGTTGTACTTTGGACAATAAATAGCTCTATTGTAAAAACTTTAGGAAAAACTGAATCAAATAGAACTCAATTATTTTACGTATCATTAATATCTGTATTAGTATCTTTTCCTGCAGCAATATTCAGCTGGGAAACACAAACTATAAGTGGAATTGATATTTTATGGATTAATGACGTCAATCCGTTCACCACTTTAACTCCTCAACTTACTGGTTTGCTTATCTGTGCAGCAATGCTTCATTTTATGCATGTTGCCTGCTATTTTCAGTCATTAAAAATAGCAGAAATGTCTGTAGTAGTTCCCTTTGACTATACCAGATTAGTCTTTGGTGGAATATTAGGGTATTGCTTCTTTGGAACCATTCCAAACTTTAGTTCAAATATTGGTTATTGCTTGATTTTAGGATCCGGAATATATCTGCTAAGCGCTGAAGCTAGACATAAAAAGAAATTGGCCAAGCTAGTGCATGGAGTATAA